The Komagataella phaffii GS115 chromosome 4, complete sequence genome includes the window atttacGAGACTGTTCCAATGGATGTAACCTGGTTTCCTTTGATTTTGCATCCTTGCCAGCCAAAttagaaaaagaaacgagGGATGTAAGATGTCCGATGTTTCACCTCTGTGGGTATCAGGTTGAACATCAGCAGTCTCCCCCCCCACCTCCTCCATCCTTTATCTGTTGAGACTCTCCTCACAAAATCTCATTCTGAAATTCGTTAGAAATTACATCCCCCAAGCATTACAAATTACAACAGCTACGAAGTTGACGGAAAATGGATCAAGATGATCTTTTCCCGAATCGTGGTAGCTCCTCATCTAGCACCCTACCCGATAGTACCAGCTTGCGGTCAGTAGATACTGAGCTGGTGAAAGAAGTCCTGGAGGCAACTGATCCAGTCGATCTAAATCATGTCGATAAACTGCACTTCACCAATTTATTTGGTATGCACCTAAAGCAAGATCAGAGAGAGTTTGCAAGcgactttgaaaagtttaatAAGGAGACTTTGATGGAGGAGCGTTTGCGTTCCAAAGTGTCGAAAGTTTTAAGCTCTCAACAGAAATCCAATCATCGACTTCGTGTCGTTGGATCGTCTGACACCTGGGACCAGAAGTCTGACTCAAACTCGTTCAAGACCATACCGTTGAATGAAACCGAATGGAACGAGAATGTTCCTATCgacttggaaaagaactTTGAGACTATTCAGGATGATGTCTCGTCTGTGGAGAAAGGATTCATTCCAGTGTCCAGAAGGAACTTTGTATCAGAGTGGTACCATAAGCCGAAAAGATACGATATTCAACGAAAGCTGAAAACCCGAAACTTGCTTAACATTGCCCTCGGCGGAACTATAGGAGTTGGtatccttctttcttctggaaaggGCTTTAGTATTGCAGGTCCTCTGGGATGTTTAATTGGTTTCATGATTACGGGAATGGTTGTATTAGCAACGATGTTATCCTTCTGTGAAATGGTTACGCTATTACCTCTATGTGGTGGTGTGAGTGGCGTGGCTTCTCGTTTTGTAGACGATGCCTTTGGGTTTGCTTTAGGCATTGGTTACTGGTTTTCATACACAATAGGACTTCCAACGGAGATCATTGCGGCTACGATTATGCTAAGTTATTACGAACATCTTCATGTCCCTGGACCATCCACTTCAGCCTGGGTTGTGTTTTTCATTGTGGTCATTGTGTCAATAAATCTTTGTGATGTTAGAGTCTACGGCGAAGTTGAATACTTTTCAACCATTATAAAAGTGTTAGCATTGCTGGTGTTGATCATTTTCATGGTAGTCCTCAATGCTGGAGGCGTTGCACCAAGCCACGAATACATTGGTTTTCGGTATTGGGATTCTTCCAAAACGAATAGAACAGAGTTCATATCGAATGGGCCGTTTCGACCTACTTTTGACTTGGCAGATAAGGGTCTGGGGTCGTTCAATGGAATTGGAGGGAACTTGGGTAGATTCTGCTCTGTTCTTGTAGCTTGCGTACTGGCAGCATATTCATATGTTGGGACTGAAATTGTGTTGATCGCAGGAGGAGAAAGTCAAAATCCACGTAAAGCTATCCCAGCTGCAACTAAAGTCATATATTGGAGAATTATATTTTTTTACATGCTGGCAATATTCGTCATTGGACTGAACATCAACTCAGGAGATCCTCGGTTACTTAGGTTTTATACCGATGGGGGTGCTCCAGCGGACTCACAGGAACAACAAGATATACAATCAGTGATGGACAGGAACAATGGAAACAATTGCCATTTTACATTATTGAAATGGGGAGGATTTTCGAATGGTAACCAATCTCCATGGATTATCGCTCTACAGAGTGCGGGATTATGCAGTTTTGCAGCCGTCTTAAATGCGTTTTTAATATACTTTGCACTCACAGCAGGATCATCTCAGTTGTATGCGTCATCCCGAACTCTTTACTACCTATCAATTCAAGGAAAGGTACCGAAAGTCTTTGGAATCTGCTCAAAAAGAGGTGTTCCGTATATTAGCGTTCTATTTACAGGATCATTCTCCACCTTAGCATTTTTTGCTGTGGAGCAAAACACTGTGGTAGTTTTTTCAAGGTACCTAAGTATCTGCGCATCAGCGGGACTAATTGTGTGGACTGGCATGTGCCTTTCATTTATTCGTTTTTACTATGGGTTACAGCTGAGACCCGACATCATAACCAGAAACGATGACAACTACCCATACAGATCACCATTTCAACCGTATCTGGCCTATTTTGGATTCTGTATGGGGTCAATTCTGGTACTATCTTCTGGCTTCGTGGTGTTCCTTAACGGTCACTGGTCCActactttctttttcaccAGTTATGGATCATTAATACTGCTGTTCGTTTGTTATTTTGGATACAAAATATTGCGGAGAACCTCAATTCAAAGGCTAGACCAACTTGATTTAGATTCTGGTCGGAGAGAAATTGACCGAATTATTtgggaagaagaaaaagactaTACGGTAACCGTGAAGGGATGGATACGGTTtattatcaaaaaatttgTCTACTAAAGACTGGATAGGAgcttttccttctttttttgtaTAATGTATTTCTCAATTGCTGAACTCTCCGGTATTTTAAGGTGTAGAAGGGAAACTTCGTCGTCAGATCTTGTAGAAGCGCCACTAAATTGAACGTTCAGTTTCCGCCTGCGTTCAGTTGTTAGTCTGCTTTCGTATTCCAGGAGTTCTTCGTCCTGGCCCTGTGCATCAGTGTGACTTGTCTCTTCAACTGTTGTGTTCACCACTCCGAAGTAGGATAGAGgtagtttttcttttgactCTTCTAAAAGACGTAAACGCAGTTTTTTATCTTTTGCTACTTGTATCTGTGTTTCTTGTTCAGTTTTATGTTTCTTCCTTGCCTCCAGCATCTGTTTAACATCGGGAAGATCTTTAGCTCGTCCAAAATACCTGTACCCACTTGAGTCAACATTAACGCTGCTCATGGCTTTGTTGGAATTCAGGATGTAATTTGGCCCACCCAATTCCTTGATGTGATACTCCCAGGCAAATCTTTCTTTCGTCAATTTGTTCAATTCATCATTTAAATCACGTATCTGATAATCATTGAGAGAGACGTCATTGATTCTCGATATCTTCTGCGAAATCTCCTGGACACACAATAATCGAAATTTTTCTGCTACTCGCAAGTCTTTCACAGACTGCACTCTTTTTGGCCTAGCATCTCCTGTGACAGGAAGAACATTTTTCTGTCTATGGTACCTGTTAAGAAGGGAGTTTGCCTTCTCTGAATTCCTGGACATCACTGGTTGAAGGAAGATTTCTAGTTCTTTTTATCGTCGCGCGCGATCTACGTGCCAGACGAAAAATCTCAGGAACGGTCAAGATTTTTTGCTCCTTTCGTTTGAACGCCCATACAAATACATCAAATGTCAGGATTATTCTCTACAAGACACTCCAAGTATGTCTTTGCTGGGATTTTCGTATTTGGACTGTTCTTATTTTTGCTGGCGAACCCTTCTTCTGGAAATCCAGGTCTCccaaagatgaaaacaCCCAGCACTGGATCAGGAGGACGTGTTATCCATGGATTGGAAGACGAGGGTGAGAACATTTACCCCGGCAAAACTACTCCTGTTGTTACACCAAAAACACCTAACGTTGACGGTGAAGTGATCTCAAAGAACCCTGGATCTGAAGACTCAATTGGTGTCTCAGGATCAACCTCATCGGTGCAGAACGGTTCATCATCTGATTGTGGCACAGAATACGTGGTGATGATCGACGCGGGTTCCAGTGGTTCAAGAGTTCACGTATATTCCTTTGATACCTGTTTTTCGCCTCCTAAACTATTGGGTGAAACATTTGAGATGTTAAAGCCAGGATTGTCTTCTTTCGATACCGATACTGTTGGGGCTGCAAAGTCTTTGGATCCACTGCTTAAAGTTGCTGTAGATGCTGTacccaaagaaaaacaagCTTGCACCCCAGTTTCCGTTAAAGCTACCGCTGGTTTGCGTTTATTAGGACCAGAGAAGTCCGAtaatattttgaaaaaggtACGAAGCTACCTGGAAGAACAATACCCGTTCtctgttgttgaaggtgATGGTGTAGCCATCATGGAAGGAAGTGATGAAGGTGTCTATGCTTGGATTACAACAAACTACCTGCTGGGAAATATTGGATCTGCTGAGTTAATTCCCACGGTTGCCGTTTTTGATCTTGGCGGTGGTTCCACGCAAATCGTTTTTGAGCccaaagaaggagagaaaaTGCTCCCTGGCGAACACAAGTACGAGATTGAATTCGGGGGACGACATTTCACCCTATATCAGTATTCTCATCTAGGATACGGCTTGATGCAGGGCCGTGAAAAGATCAATGCTTTGGTAATAGAAACTGCCCTCAAGAATGGTAACACGAAGCTAGAAAAGTTGGACAGTAAAGGCAAAGAACCAGCCACAAAACAAACATTAGTCCATCCATGTCTTCCACCGGCTGTTACCGCTTCAGATGTGAAGGTGAAGTTAGAAAATGGAGATAGTTATATTGTTGATTTCGTGTCCCCTCT containing:
- a CDS encoding Guanosine diphosphatase located in the Golgi yields the protein MSGLFSTRHSKYVFAGIFVFGLFLFLLANPSSGNPGLPKMKTPSTGSGGRVIHGLEDEGENIYPGKTTPVVTPKTPNVDGEVISKNPGSEDSIGVSGSTSSVQNGSSSDCGTEYVVMIDAGSSGSRVHVYSFDTCFSPPKLLGETFEMLKPGLSSFDTDTVGAAKSLDPLLKVAVDAVPKEKQACTPVSVKATAGLRLLGPEKSDNILKKVRSYLEEQYPFSVVEGDGVAIMEGSDEGVYAWITTNYLLGNIGSAELIPTVAVFDLGGGSTQIVFEPKEGEKMLPGEHKYEIEFGGRHFTLYQYSHLGYGLMQGREKINALVIETALKNGNTKLEKLDSKGKEPATKQTLVHPCLPPAVTASDVKVKLENGDSYIVDFVSPLRDDQSSELASTSATQCRYLAETVLNKDLECKTKSCSFNGIYQPSLTHQFETTRDMYIFSFFYDRLQPLGFPSSFTLDEVKDITKLVCSGSSFWNQFLFQPESVHELENEPLWCLDLSFMVALLHTGYEIPLSRELHTAKKIKDNELGWCLGASLPLLDNNANWKCRVA
- a CDS encoding Component of the spliceosome complex involved in pre-mRNA splicing, translating into MSRNSEKANSLLNRYHRQKNVLPVTGDARPKRVQSVKDLRVAEKFRLLCVQEISQKISRINDVSLNDYQIRDLNDELNKLTKERFAWEYHIKELGGPNYILNSNKAMSSVNVDSSGYRYFGRAKDLPDVKQMLEARKKHKTEQETQIQVAKDKKLRLRLLEESKEKLPLSYFGVVNTTVEETSHTDAQGQDEELLEYESRLTTERRRKLNVQFSGASTRSDDEVSLLHLKIPESSAIEKYIIQKKKEKLLSSL
- a CDS encoding Component of the SPS plasma membrane amino acid sensor system (Ssy1p-Ptr3p-Ssy5p); the encoded protein is MDQDDLFPNRGSSSSSTLPDSTSLRSVDTELVKEVLEATDPVDLNHVDKLHFTNLFGMHLKQDQREFASDFEKFNKETLMEERLRSKVSKVLSSQQKSNHRLRVVGSSDTWDQKSDSNSFKTIPLNETEWNENVPIDLEKNFETIQDDVSSVEKGFIPVSRRNFVSEWYHKPKRYDIQRKLKTRNLLNIALGGTIGVGILLSSGKGFSIAGPLGCLIGFMITGMVVLATMLSFCEMVTLLPLCGGVSGVASRFVDDAFGFALGIGYWFSYTIGLPTEIIAATIMLSYYEHLHVPGPSTSAWVVFFIVVIVSINLCDVRVYGEVEYFSTIIKVLALLVLIIFMVVLNAGGVAPSHEYIGFRYWDSSKTNRTEFISNGPFRPTFDLADKGLGSFNGIGGNLGRFCSVLVACVLAAYSYVGTEIVLIAGGESQNPRKAIPAATKVIYWRIIFFYMLAIFVIGLNINSGDPRLLRFYTDGGAPADSQEQQDIQSVMDRNNGNNCHFTLLKWGGFSNGNQSPWIIALQSAGLCSFAAVLNAFLIYFALTAGSSQLYASSRTLYYLSIQGKVPKVFGICSKRGVPYISVLFTGSFSTLAFFAVEQNTVVVFSRYLSICASAGLIVWTGMCLSFIRFYYGLQLRPDIITRNDDNYPYRSPFQPYLAYFGFCMGSILVLSSGFVVFLNGHWSTTFFFTSYGSLILLFVCYFGYKILRRTSIQRLDQLDLDSGRREIDRIIWEEEKDYTVTVKGWIRFIIKKFVY